From the genome of Penaeus chinensis breed Huanghai No. 1 chromosome 37, ASM1920278v2, whole genome shotgun sequence, one region includes:
- the LOC125045403 gene encoding CLIP domain-containing serine protease HP8-like — MGWQAVTAVAMALMVSSVTSQARGSSCRTREGLTGTCGPIRECSVLSRLLQSIKQGTAPPGSLDVLRNSICSFLNSEPLVCCPSQSLPVTAAPTRPPVVQTTPRSRLNVQCGSRGITDRIVDGVDAPLGAWPWMVVLLGTVNGRRSWFCGGVLVSDRYVLTAAHCFKERLGLVLEIARIGEHTLSFNPDCSKGRCAPPPQDIPVETIIRHPQYGSPCTECNDIALLRLSRPAVLHPFFVTPVCLPVDPVRDMGFSEQEFQGKVAWAAGWGSTARDFTANRRPDVLQQVQLPIQELSYCDRLRRGYPDPRMALCAGGEGRDTCRGDSGGPLTLDNQFGTNIFVVGITSLGPRVCGATNTQGLYTNVHFYIPWILRTIQE; from the exons ATGGGGTGGCAGGCCGTGACCGCAGTGGCGATGGCACTCATGGTGTCCTCCGTGACATCTCAGGCCAGAGGGAGTA GCTGCAGGACGCGAGAAGGGCTGACGGGGACTTGCGGACCTATCAGGGAGTGTTCTGTGCTGAGTAGGCTTCTGCAGAGCATCAAGCAAGGGACGGCGCCCCCGGGTTCGCTCGACGTATTGAGGAA TTCCATCTGCTCGTTTCTGAACAGCGAGCCCCTCGTATGTTGTCCCTCCCAGAGCTTGCCCGTCACTGCTGCACCCACAAGGCCTCCAGTCGTGCAG ACGACGCCCCGCAGCCGCCTCAACGTGCAGTGCGGGAGCCGCGGAATTACCGATAGGATCGTCGACGGCGTAGACGCCCCTCTCGGCGCCTGGCCCTGGATGGTGGTTCTGCTCGGCACAG TGAACGGACGCCGCTCGTGGTTCTGCGGCGGAGTGCTCGTGTCCGACCGCTACGTCCTCACCGCCGCTCACTGCTTCAAGGAGAGACTCGGTCTTGTGCT GGAAATAGCTAGGATCGGGGAGCACACGCTCTCCTTCAACCCAGACTGCTCCAAAGGGCGCTGCGCTCCTCCGCCGCAGGATATTCCCGTGGAGACGATCATCCGACACCCCCAGTACGGCTCCCCGTGCACGGAATGCAACGACATCGCCCTCCTCCGGTTGAGTCGTCCGGCCGTCTTACACCCGT tcTTCGTGACGCCCGTGTGTCTCCCGGTCGACCCTGTCCGAGACATGGGCTTCTCTGAGCAAGAATTCCAGGGCAAAGTCGCCTGGGCCGCTGGCTGGGGCTCCACTGCGAGGG atTTCACAGCCAACCGGCGCCCAGACGTCCTCCAGCAGGTGCAGCTTCCCATTCAGGAGCTGAGCTACTGCGACAGGCTCCGTAGGGGCTACCCTGACCCCCGCATGGCTCTCTgcgccgggggggaggggagggacacgtGCCGGGGAGACtctg GCGGCCCCCTGACCCTCGACAACCAGTTCGGGACCAATATTTTCGTCGTCGGCATTACCAGCCTGGGCCCAAGGGTCTGCGGGGCCACCAACACCCAGGGCCTCTACACCAACGTCCACTTCTACATCCCGTGGATTCTCAGGACTATTCAGGaatag